The DNA region TGCAGCTACTGAAGATCCCAGATTTCCACCCCTTGATTTAGATGAACTTGACGATATAGAAATTTCAGTTGACGTTCTTTCACCTTTAGAAGAAATAAAAGATATTAAAGATCTTGATCCCAAAAAATATGGTGTAGTAGTAGAGAAGGGATGGAGAAGAGGAGTTCTTCTTCCTGATCTAGAAGGAGTGGACACTATAGAGGAGCAACTTTCTATTGCTTTGGCAAAAGCAGGAATTTCTCCTTCTGAAAATTTTAAAGTTTATAGATTTTCGGTGGATAGATTTAAGGAATGATTAATGAGAGAGGCTTTATATTATCAAAAATTAGAGAATCAGATAGTTCAATGTTTATTATGTCCTCATCATTGTATTATTCCCTTAGGAAAAAGGGGAATTTGTGGTGTAAGAGAAAATATTGAAGGAACTTTGTATTCTTTAGTTTATGGTAAGGCAAGCTCTATTGCCTTAGACCCTATTGAAAAAAAACCCCTTTATCATTTTTATCCAGGATCTGCTATTCTTTCCATAGGTACTGTAGGTTGTAATTTTAAGTGTCCTTTTTGTCAAAATTGGACCATATCTCAAGTTGGACCTGAAGATATTTTTCTTGAAGACGTTGATAAAGAATTGCTTTTGAAACTAGCCAAAAAAAATGGTTCTATTGGTATCTCATACACTTATAATGAGCCCTTTATTTGGTATGAATTTGTTTTAGAGGTAGCAAAGCATTTTAAGGAACATAATCTTAAGAATGTTTTTGTGACTAATGGTTTTATAGAAGTAGAACCTTTTTTGGAAATAGCTCCGTATATTGATGCTATGAATATTGACCTAAAATCAATAAGAGAGGAATTTTATAATAAGTTATGCAAGGGAAGCCTCAAAGGCGTAAAAAGAATAATAGAGTTTGCATATGAGAAGGGAATACATATAGAACTAACCAATTTAATTATCCCTGGTTATAATGACAATAAAGAAGAAATTGTAGCTTTAATTGATTATGTAGCAAGTATAAGCCCTAATATCCCTCTACATTTTACAA from Dictyoglomus turgidum DSM 6724 includes:
- the amrS gene encoding AmmeMemoRadiSam system radical SAM enzyme → MREALYYQKLENQIVQCLLCPHHCIIPLGKRGICGVRENIEGTLYSLVYGKASSIALDPIEKKPLYHFYPGSAILSIGTVGCNFKCPFCQNWTISQVGPEDIFLEDVDKELLLKLAKKNGSIGISYTYNEPFIWYEFVLEVAKHFKEHNLKNVFVTNGFIEVEPFLEIAPYIDAMNIDLKSIREEFYNKLCKGSLKGVKRIIEFAYEKGIHIELTNLIIPGYNDNKEEIVALIDYVASISPNIPLHFTRYFPAYKFTVPPTPIEILKFAYSEARKRLHYVYLGNIWDTEGSTTFCPNCGNELIVREGYFIRKNLLKNSNKCPYCGTSIPVHTGGV
- the amrA gene encoding AmmeMemoRadiSam system protein A, whose product is MDLREYIVGLARKAIETYLKEGRVITPPPDIPDYLKRKAGTFVSLHRKSTGELRGCIGTIIPTTSNIAEEIIRNAISAATEDPRFPPLDLDELDDIEISVDVLSPLEEIKDIKDLDPKKYGVVVEKGWRRGVLLPDLEGVDTIEEQLSIALAKAGISPSENFKVYRFSVDRFKE